The Candidatus Manganitrophus noduliformans genome includes a window with the following:
- a CDS encoding sugar phosphate nucleotidyltransferase, which yields MDGMWGIVLAGGRGRRVEEFIRERSGRSCPKQFFAFTGRRTMLEHTLDRMERMIRADRIFVVVGAEHAPYVASLSKARPATRFLFQPRNRETLPGVLLPLVHVLNRNPEGKVVIFPSDHFVWEETRFIDPIRWNVRLLDSFPESLTLLGIRPDLPEPEYGWIEPRRVVCESDGYSALSVGSFHEKPAKRKARALMKLGGLWNTLIFAARAATLYRLARSAAPEMVGCFDRLINDIGGAGEGATLQRIYTEMAPANISKDLFEKIPGHLLVTPVEEVGWSDWGSPERIVRTLRRYGKALRLKGAADSRGEGSEKDNWEKIQQSGASV from the coding sequence ATGGATGGGATGTGGGGAATCGTTTTGGCGGGAGGTCGCGGGCGTCGTGTCGAGGAATTCATCCGGGAGCGGTCGGGCCGGTCGTGTCCGAAACAGTTTTTCGCCTTCACCGGTCGGCGGACGATGCTTGAGCATACCCTCGACCGGATGGAGCGGATGATTCGGGCGGATCGGATCTTCGTTGTCGTCGGCGCGGAACATGCTCCTTATGTAGCGTCTCTTTCGAAAGCCCGACCCGCTACCCGTTTTTTATTCCAGCCGCGGAATCGAGAGACCCTCCCGGGAGTTCTTCTGCCGCTGGTCCATGTCCTGAACCGGAACCCCGAAGGGAAGGTGGTGATCTTTCCATCGGATCACTTTGTCTGGGAGGAGACGCGATTCATCGACCCGATCCGGTGGAATGTTCGACTGCTCGATTCTTTTCCGGAGTCGTTGACGCTTCTCGGCATTCGTCCGGATCTTCCTGAGCCGGAGTACGGATGGATTGAGCCTCGGCGGGTTGTTTGCGAGTCGGACGGTTACAGCGCCCTCTCCGTCGGATCTTTTCATGAGAAACCGGCGAAGAGGAAAGCGCGCGCCTTGATGAAGCTGGGAGGTCTCTGGAATACCCTCATCTTTGCCGCTCGAGCGGCCACGCTCTATCGCCTCGCCCGAAGCGCGGCGCCGGAGATGGTCGGCTGCTTTGATCGCCTGATAAATGATATCGGCGGCGCCGGGGAGGGGGCGACCCTTCAGCGGATTTACACCGAGATGGCGCCCGCGAATATTTCGAAGGATCTTTTTGAGAAGATCCCCGGCCACCTTCTCGTCACGCCGGTTGAGGAAGTCGGCTGGAGCGACTGGGGAAGCCCGGAGCGGATTGTAAGGACCCTGCGGAGGTATGGAAAGGCGCTGCGTCTGAAGGGAGCGGCTGATTCACGGGGGGAGGGGTCCGAAAAGGACAACTGGGAGAAGATTCAGCAAAGCGGTGCGTCGGTCTGA
- a CDS encoding dihydrolipoyl dehydrogenase family protein produces the protein MKRYDLVVIGAGSGGFAAARVATGYGKKVALIDKGPFGGLCILKGCMPSKTLLRSSELAHLAGTSKALGVAVHGLTLDYPGIISRKNKIIKGFIDYRWEEVRSNPRIAFIEGAAQFRSPGEVQVGAKVIQGDRFVISTGSSLFIPPIPGLRETGFITSDEALERIDLPRSLAVLGGGAVALELGQHFSRMGVKVSIFERRNSLLSREDGDIGLALAGYLREEGMEVYTNVVFERISADGTLKQVEARVDGRPICFKAEEILVATGRQAALEKLNLEAAGVAYTPKGVVVNEEMRTTASSIFAAGDATGIYPLTHVAVYQGEIAGHNAFSHVKRKAAYRLVPQIIFTDPTFAKVGMTEREAKEKGLEVIVAAYPFDDLGKAICTGQTKGYVKMLADAGSGEILGVHLLGPEGASLIYGMNVAMRFRATVHQLLEIPYFHPALSEIFTYPAEEIARKLSHPIHKEAD, from the coding sequence ATGAAGCGGTACGATCTGGTGGTCATTGGGGCCGGAAGCGGCGGTTTCGCGGCGGCCCGCGTCGCGACAGGATACGGGAAAAAAGTGGCCCTGATCGATAAGGGTCCTTTCGGAGGGCTTTGCATTCTGAAGGGCTGTATGCCCTCCAAAACCCTTCTCCGTTCTTCGGAGTTGGCCCATCTCGCCGGAACCTCCAAGGCGCTGGGGGTGGCGGTTCACGGGCTTACCCTGGATTATCCTGGGATCATCTCCAGGAAGAATAAAATCATAAAAGGATTCATAGATTATCGATGGGAGGAGGTCCGATCGAATCCGCGGATCGCTTTTATCGAAGGAGCTGCGCAATTTCGCTCACCCGGCGAAGTGCAGGTCGGAGCGAAGGTGATTCAGGGTGACCGATTCGTGATTTCGACCGGATCGAGCCTCTTCATTCCCCCCATCCCCGGGCTGAGGGAAACCGGCTTCATCACCAGCGACGAGGCGCTGGAGCGGATCGATCTTCCCCGATCTCTGGCGGTCCTGGGAGGGGGCGCCGTTGCGCTCGAATTGGGACAGCATTTTTCCCGAATGGGGGTGAAGGTCTCGATCTTTGAGAGAAGAAACTCTCTTCTGAGCCGGGAGGACGGCGACATCGGCTTGGCGCTGGCCGGATACCTCCGTGAAGAGGGAATGGAGGTCTACACCAATGTCGTTTTTGAGCGGATCTCAGCGGACGGAACTTTAAAACAGGTCGAAGCGCGCGTCGATGGAAGGCCGATCTGTTTCAAAGCGGAAGAGATCCTGGTCGCCACCGGCCGTCAGGCGGCGCTTGAGAAACTGAATCTGGAAGCGGCGGGGGTCGCCTATACACCGAAGGGGGTGGTCGTGAATGAGGAGATGCGGACTACGGCCTCCTCGATCTTTGCGGCGGGCGATGCGACGGGAATCTACCCATTGACGCACGTCGCCGTCTATCAAGGGGAGATCGCGGGACACAATGCCTTCTCCCATGTCAAACGCAAGGCCGCCTACCGGCTGGTTCCGCAGATCATCTTTACCGATCCGACCTTCGCGAAGGTCGGCATGACGGAAAGAGAGGCGAAGGAGAAGGGGTTGGAGGTGATCGTGGCCGCTTACCCGTTTGATGATCTCGGAAAGGCGATCTGCACCGGCCAGACGAAAGGATACGTCAAGATGCTGGCCGACGCCGGAAGCGGGGAGATTCTGGGGGTCCACCTCTTGGGGCCCGAGGGGGCGTCGCTGATTTACGGAATGAATGTCGCGATGCGCTTCCGGGCGACGGTTCATCAACTGCTTGAGATCCCGTATTTTCATCCGGCCCTCTCGGAAATTTTCACCTATCCGGCGGAAGAGATCGCTCGAAAGTTGTCCCATCCGATTCACAAAGAGGCTGACTGA
- a CDS encoding glutathione S-transferase N-terminal domain-containing protein: MLELYQFEECPYCQIVRARLTDLGIDYLIRNEPRDKQKRERLQRISGQKGVPTLVDPERGVVIPDDDEKIIRYLEEQYQK; the protein is encoded by the coding sequence ATGCTTGAACTTTACCAATTCGAGGAATGTCCCTATTGTCAAATCGTCCGGGCCAGGTTGACCGATTTAGGGATCGACTACCTGATCCGCAATGAACCCCGTGATAAACAGAAGCGGGAGCGGCTTCAGAGGATCTCCGGCCAAAAAGGAGTTCCGACGCTGGTCGATCCGGAAAGAGGGGTCGTTATCCCGGATGATGACGAGAAGATTATTCGTTATCTCGAGGAACAGTATCAAAAATAG
- a CDS encoding glycoside hydrolase family 15 protein: MEMLFRGTEAFGGPGMPPRWTRSEKEGIGTAYHTASRVWFTLSHGILNEVYFPTVDLPQIRDMEFLISDGESFFHEEKRDLATELSYLDDHSLGYRIVKSDPQGRYRIVKEVIADPYLPCVLIQTELQGEEEFLKRLHLYLLLAPHVEGRGWGNAAAKVKVAGREVLTAFRNQVYLALGATVPFLKSSCGYVGASDGWTDLRDNFRMDWEFDYARDGNVALMGELDLSKTRTFKVGLGFGFGLHGAATTLLQCLSNPHEEYRKRFQTQWERACRDILPMEKVSGDDGRLYHISHSLLMAHEDKTYPGAIIASMSIPWGEVHGDDDGLGGYHLVWTRDLCNSATGLLAAESIGTPLRALVYLAASQQPDGGFHQNFWIDGQPYWTGIQLDEVAFPILLAWHLEHRGALRDFDPYPMVLRAAHYLIRQGPATPQERWEENGGYSPSTLASNIAALICAAEFARKRNDPETARFLEEYADFLESHVDAWTVTTQGTLVPEIPRHFIRILPADCQDPYPCEDPDTGTLILHNQPPGGEFEFPAKEIVDAGFLELVRYGIRKGGDRLIEDSLRVVDAVLKVETDFGPCWRRYNHDGYGQRPDGGPYIGWGKGRAWPLLTGERAHYELAAGRDIGPFIRAIEGFASKGGMLPEQIWDEPDRPEWGMSQGRPTGSAMPLMWAHAEYIKLLRSARDGSVFDRIPAVAERYLGRKGRKDLEVWKFNRRIRAAKGGKTLRIQAPAPFRLRWTLDEWKTLRDADAKGTGVGIYYVDIGVSKLQKAPIRFTFYWLAENRWEGNDFSVTAQAV; this comes from the coding sequence ATGGAGATGCTGTTTCGTGGAACGGAGGCCTTCGGCGGGCCGGGGATGCCGCCCCGGTGGACGCGCAGCGAGAAAGAGGGAATCGGCACGGCGTATCATACGGCGAGCCGGGTTTGGTTCACCCTCTCGCACGGGATTCTCAATGAGGTCTATTTCCCCACCGTCGATCTGCCGCAGATTCGGGATATGGAGTTCCTGATCAGCGACGGGGAGAGCTTCTTTCACGAGGAGAAACGGGACCTCGCCACCGAACTCTCATATCTCGATGACCATTCGCTCGGCTATCGGATCGTCAAGAGCGATCCGCAGGGACGCTACCGGATCGTCAAGGAGGTGATCGCCGATCCCTATCTCCCCTGCGTGTTGATCCAGACCGAGCTTCAGGGGGAGGAGGAATTTCTCAAACGGCTCCATCTCTATCTCCTCTTGGCGCCGCATGTGGAAGGGCGCGGGTGGGGGAACGCCGCCGCCAAGGTGAAAGTGGCCGGCCGGGAGGTCCTGACGGCGTTTCGAAATCAGGTTTATCTGGCGCTGGGGGCGACGGTGCCGTTTCTCAAAAGTTCTTGCGGTTATGTCGGGGCCAGCGACGGCTGGACCGACCTGCGCGACAATTTCCGGATGGATTGGGAGTTCGACTACGCCCGGGACGGTAATGTGGCGCTCATGGGAGAGCTTGATCTCTCCAAGACCCGGACATTCAAGGTCGGCCTCGGATTCGGATTCGGTCTCCACGGCGCCGCAACGACCTTGCTTCAGTGCCTCTCCAATCCCCACGAGGAGTACCGAAAAAGATTCCAGACGCAGTGGGAGCGGGCCTGCCGCGATATCCTGCCGATGGAGAAGGTGTCGGGAGACGACGGGCGTCTCTATCACATCAGCCACAGCCTGCTGATGGCCCATGAAGACAAGACCTACCCGGGAGCGATCATCGCTTCGATGAGCATCCCCTGGGGAGAAGTCCACGGAGACGACGACGGCCTGGGGGGCTATCACCTGGTCTGGACGCGCGATCTCTGCAACAGCGCCACGGGGCTGCTCGCCGCGGAGAGCATCGGGACGCCGCTTCGCGCGCTCGTTTATCTGGCGGCCTCGCAGCAGCCGGACGGCGGCTTTCATCAAAACTTCTGGATCGACGGGCAGCCTTACTGGACCGGGATCCAGCTCGATGAAGTCGCCTTTCCGATCCTCCTCGCATGGCATCTGGAACACCGCGGGGCCTTGCGCGATTTTGATCCCTATCCGATGGTGCTGCGCGCCGCGCATTATCTGATCCGCCAGGGGCCGGCCACGCCGCAGGAGCGCTGGGAGGAGAACGGCGGCTACTCTCCTTCGACCCTCGCCTCGAATATCGCGGCGCTGATCTGCGCGGCCGAGTTCGCCCGGAAACGGAACGATCCCGAGACGGCGCGTTTCCTCGAAGAGTACGCCGACTTTCTCGAGTCTCACGTCGATGCCTGGACCGTGACGACCCAGGGGACCCTCGTGCCGGAGATTCCCCGCCATTTCATCCGAATTCTCCCGGCGGACTGTCAGGATCCGTACCCCTGTGAGGATCCCGACACCGGAACCCTGATCCTTCACAATCAGCCACCGGGAGGGGAGTTTGAATTTCCGGCAAAAGAGATCGTCGATGCCGGTTTTTTGGAGCTGGTCCGCTATGGGATTCGGAAGGGGGGTGATCGGCTCATCGAGGATTCCCTCCGGGTGGTCGATGCGGTGCTGAAAGTGGAGACCGATTTCGGCCCCTGCTGGCGGCGCTACAATCACGACGGCTACGGACAGCGGCCCGACGGAGGCCCCTACATTGGCTGGGGGAAGGGGCGGGCCTGGCCGCTTCTGACGGGGGAGCGAGCCCACTACGAGCTGGCGGCCGGCCGGGACATCGGCCCGTTCATCAGGGCGATCGAAGGTTTTGCCTCCAAAGGGGGGATGCTCCCGGAGCAGATCTGGGATGAGCCGGACCGGCCCGAATGGGGAATGTCTCAGGGGCGCCCGACCGGTTCGGCCATGCCGCTGATGTGGGCGCATGCGGAATATATCAAGCTGCTCCGCTCCGCCCGCGATGGATCTGTTTTCGACCGGATTCCCGCAGTGGCGGAGCGTTATCTGGGACGCAAGGGGCGCAAGGATCTGGAGGTTTGGAAGTTCAACCGGCGCATCCGGGCGGCGAAGGGGGGGAAGACCCTTCGGATCCAGGCGCCGGCCCCCTTTCGTCTCCGCTGGACCCTCGATGAGTGGAAGACCCTCCGCGACGCCGATGCGAAGGGGACGGGAGTCGGCATCTATTATGTCGATATCGGGGTCTCGAAGCTCCAGAAAGCGCCGATCCGGTTTACGTTCTACTGGCTGGCAGAAAACAGATGGGAAGGAAACGATTTTTCTGTAACGGCGCAGGCGGTCTGA
- the tkt gene encoding transketolase, whose protein sequence is MNRTDHDLDPLCVNTLRFLAADAVQKANSGHPGTPMGLAPLGYLLWTRFLKHNPRNPQWPDRDRFVLSAGHASMLLYSLLHLTGYDLPLEEIRRFRQWGSKTPGHPEYGHTPGVETTTGPLGQGFANGVGMAMAERFLAARFNRPGYDIVDHNTYVIAGDGDMMEGITSEAASLAGNLRLGKLICFYDDNHITIEGSTDLAFCENVKKRFEAYCWHVVAVHDDGNDLDAISEAIRSAQAETDRPSLIIVRTHIGYGSPHKQDTAQAHGEPLGEEEVARTKQNLGWPPAPDFYIPDAALRHYRKGVEKGQRLEADWQRRFAAYAAEYPDLAEGWRRVMNGTLPEEWDAEIKKYRPKGPMATRQASGEVLNRVAPALPTLIGGSADLAPSTNTYLKGMGDFLADQDGGRNIHFGVREHGMGGILNGMALHRGVIPYGGTFLIFSDYMKPSIRLAALMNLPVIYVFTHDSIGLGEDGPTHQPIEQLAGLRAIPNLTVIRPADATETEAAWRLAIERRGGPVALVLTRQKLPLLDRSRYAPAGLVEKGAYLLTETQGRPAELILIATGSEVHLALEAAQKLASQGMAVRVVSMPSWELFEKQPVEYRNAVLPPEITARVSIEAASTFGWRRYVGLKGDAIGRDDFGASAPGEVVLREFGFTAENVMTRVLKLLKNRSQAIREKEQRS, encoded by the coding sequence ATGAATCGAACAGATCACGATCTGGACCCGCTCTGCGTCAATACCCTCCGATTTCTGGCGGCCGATGCGGTGCAGAAGGCGAACTCGGGCCACCCCGGCACGCCGATGGGACTCGCCCCGCTCGGCTATCTCCTCTGGACCCGGTTTTTAAAACACAATCCGAGAAACCCGCAGTGGCCCGACCGGGACCGCTTTGTCCTCTCGGCGGGACATGCCTCCATGCTCCTCTACAGTCTCCTCCACTTGACCGGTTATGACCTGCCGCTGGAAGAGATCCGGCGCTTTCGTCAATGGGGGAGCAAAACGCCGGGCCATCCGGAATATGGCCACACCCCCGGGGTGGAGACGACGACCGGTCCGCTCGGGCAGGGGTTTGCCAACGGGGTCGGGATGGCGATGGCCGAGCGCTTCCTGGCGGCCCGCTTCAACCGCCCCGGCTACGATATCGTCGACCACAACACCTATGTCATCGCCGGCGACGGCGACATGATGGAGGGGATTACCTCAGAGGCGGCCTCGCTTGCCGGAAATCTCCGGCTGGGGAAACTGATCTGCTTCTACGACGACAACCACATCACGATCGAAGGGAGCACCGACCTCGCCTTCTGCGAGAATGTCAAGAAGCGCTTTGAAGCCTACTGCTGGCACGTCGTCGCCGTTCATGACGATGGGAACGACCTCGACGCGATTTCAGAGGCGATCCGGTCGGCTCAGGCCGAGACCGACCGGCCCTCGCTGATCATCGTCCGGACCCATATCGGTTATGGGAGTCCCCACAAACAGGACACCGCCCAGGCCCATGGCGAGCCGCTGGGGGAGGAAGAGGTCGCGCGGACCAAGCAGAACCTCGGCTGGCCTCCGGCGCCGGACTTTTATATCCCGGACGCCGCGCTGAGGCATTACCGCAAGGGGGTCGAGAAGGGGCAACGCCTGGAGGCCGACTGGCAGCGGCGGTTTGCGGCTTACGCGGCCGAGTATCCTGATTTGGCGGAGGGGTGGCGACGGGTGATGAACGGAACGCTCCCGGAAGAATGGGACGCTGAGATCAAAAAATACCGGCCGAAAGGCCCGATGGCGACCCGCCAGGCCTCCGGGGAGGTTCTCAACCGGGTGGCCCCCGCTCTTCCAACCCTGATCGGCGGCTCGGCCGATCTGGCCCCTTCGACCAATACCTATTTGAAAGGGATGGGCGATTTTCTGGCGGACCAAGACGGCGGGCGCAACATCCACTTCGGCGTCCGGGAGCATGGGATGGGAGGCATCCTCAACGGAATGGCGCTCCATCGCGGTGTGATTCCCTATGGCGGGACCTTCCTGATCTTTTCCGACTACATGAAACCGTCGATCCGGTTGGCGGCGCTGATGAACCTCCCGGTCATTTATGTCTTTACCCACGACAGCATCGGCCTGGGGGAGGACGGTCCGACCCATCAGCCGATCGAACAGTTGGCCGGCTTGAGGGCGATCCCCAACCTGACGGTGATCCGCCCGGCCGACGCGACCGAAACCGAGGCCGCCTGGCGCCTGGCGATTGAGCGGCGGGGGGGACCGGTGGCGCTGGTCCTGACCCGGCAGAAGCTTCCGCTCCTTGATCGAAGCCGATATGCGCCGGCCGGTCTTGTCGAGAAAGGAGCCTACCTCTTGACCGAGACCCAAGGCAGACCGGCCGAGCTGATCCTGATCGCCACAGGCTCCGAAGTCCACCTGGCGCTGGAGGCGGCTCAAAAGCTCGCGTCGCAGGGGATGGCCGTCCGCGTGGTCAGCATGCCGAGCTGGGAACTCTTTGAAAAGCAGCCGGTGGAATACCGCAACGCCGTTCTCCCTCCTGAAATCACCGCCCGTGTATCGATCGAAGCCGCGTCGACCTTCGGGTGGCGCCGGTATGTCGGCTTGAAAGGGGATGCGATCGGCCGGGACGACTTCGGCGCCTCCGCCCCGGGAGAAGTCGTCCTGCGCGAGTTCGGGTTCACAGCGGAAAACGTGATGACGCGGGTCCTAAAACTTTTAAAGAATCGGTCTCAGGCAATTAGAGAAAAGGAGCAGCGATCATGA
- a CDS encoding bifunctional transaldolase/phosoglucose isomerase, whose protein sequence is MKANPIKKLRKYGQSLWLDHIRRALITSGALQKLIDEGLMGVTSNPTIFEKAIAGSKDYDEQMQLLLSEGKGVPEILNALTVQDIQMAADLFRPVYEKTKEEDGFVSIELDPALAHRTEATLQAAKNLHPLLNRKNVMIKVPATAEGIPAIEALTAEGFSINVTLIFSVEQYEQVARAYIAGLKKWVQQGRSSESIRSVASVFVSRLDTVVDRLIDERLHAAKTASEREILRSLLGKAGIANAKRIYQKFKEIFHGPAFLDLQKQGAAPQRPLWASTGTKNPNYSDLLYVEALIGPHTVNTVPPATLTAFQDHGKVRATLEENLEEAEAVLETLEELGIDLRERTRRLQEEGVASFSDSFQKLTRCIAAKRERMLGEHEERFSASLGHDEEAVHARLRSLEKEKFAERLWTKEASLWKSDPKIQEKIKNRLGWLTITEAMLEQAADLTAFARSIKEAGFTRVVLLGMGGSSLCPEVCRKTYGVAPGYPDLRVLDSTDPATILSVERSVNLETTLFILASKSGTTIEVESLYRYFFKKLQALRDLPGEQFIAITDPGTPLEKLAQENGFRRIFLTPRDIGGRYSAHTYFGLVPLALIGVDVAAFLDRALEMVQASQSCVPAEENPGIRLGAILGVLGREGRDKVTLIASPAIGSFGYWLEQLLAESTGKEGRGLLPIEGEAVGRPEIYGEDRLFVSLRVASDKDDLTDRKLRTLQEHGHPVVRILLRDPLDLAGEFFRWEVATATAGAILGINPFDEPNVTESKENTQRLLEAFRKSGRFPSREPILEEEGIRLYSDSGIAPGGFLQEMVWKFLGPAKGSDYVALMAYLERSAVHEELLQRLRSLIRDRTRLAATLGYGPRFLHSTGQFHKGGPDAGFFIQITAEDQEALPIPGEDYGFSLLKQSQALGDYLSLTNRGRRVLEIRLGREVEADLRKVVNRMENRS, encoded by the coding sequence ATGAAAGCAAATCCGATAAAAAAATTGCGGAAATACGGCCAGAGCCTCTGGCTTGACCACATCCGCCGGGCCCTGATCACCTCCGGAGCGCTTCAGAAGCTGATTGATGAGGGTCTCATGGGGGTGACCTCCAACCCGACGATTTTCGAGAAGGCGATCGCGGGGAGCAAAGACTATGATGAACAGATGCAATTGCTTCTCTCCGAGGGGAAAGGGGTTCCGGAAATCCTGAACGCGCTGACGGTTCAGGATATCCAGATGGCGGCGGACCTCTTCCGGCCGGTTTATGAGAAGACGAAGGAGGAGGATGGGTTTGTCTCCATCGAACTCGATCCGGCTCTCGCCCACCGGACGGAAGCAACCCTCCAAGCGGCAAAAAACCTCCACCCGCTGCTGAATCGGAAAAATGTGATGATCAAAGTCCCGGCGACCGCGGAAGGGATTCCGGCGATCGAGGCGTTGACCGCGGAGGGGTTTTCCATCAATGTAACCCTGATCTTTTCCGTCGAGCAGTACGAGCAGGTGGCGAGGGCTTACATCGCTGGGTTGAAAAAGTGGGTTCAACAGGGTCGGTCGAGCGAATCGATCCGGTCGGTCGCCAGCGTTTTCGTCAGCCGCCTCGATACCGTCGTCGATCGTCTCATCGACGAGCGCCTTCATGCCGCCAAGACCGCTTCGGAGCGGGAGATTTTAAGGTCTCTGTTGGGAAAGGCGGGGATCGCCAACGCCAAACGGATCTATCAGAAGTTCAAGGAGATCTTTCACGGCCCTGCGTTTCTCGATCTTCAGAAGCAGGGGGCCGCGCCCCAGCGGCCTCTGTGGGCGAGCACCGGGACCAAAAACCCGAACTATTCGGATCTCCTCTACGTCGAGGCATTGATCGGACCGCATACGGTCAATACCGTTCCTCCCGCCACCCTGACCGCCTTCCAGGACCATGGAAAGGTGCGCGCTACGCTCGAAGAGAACCTCGAAGAGGCGGAGGCTGTCTTGGAAACGCTGGAGGAACTCGGGATCGATCTCCGAGAGCGGACTCGGCGGCTTCAGGAAGAGGGGGTGGCGTCGTTCTCCGATTCATTTCAAAAGCTGACCCGTTGTATCGCCGCGAAGCGGGAGAGGATGCTGGGGGAGCATGAGGAGCGCTTTTCCGCCTCGTTGGGCCATGATGAGGAAGCGGTTCATGCGAGGCTCCGCTCGCTGGAGAAAGAGAAGTTCGCTGAAAGACTCTGGACCAAGGAGGCCTCTTTGTGGAAGAGCGATCCAAAGATCCAGGAGAAAATCAAAAACCGCCTCGGCTGGCTCACCATTACGGAGGCGATGTTGGAGCAGGCTGCGGATTTGACGGCGTTTGCCCGGTCCATCAAAGAAGCGGGTTTTACCCGTGTGGTCCTCCTGGGGATGGGGGGGAGCAGCCTCTGCCCGGAGGTCTGCCGAAAGACCTATGGGGTTGCGCCCGGCTATCCCGACCTGCGGGTGCTCGACAGCACCGATCCGGCGACGATTCTGAGCGTGGAGCGATCGGTCAATCTCGAGACGACCCTTTTTATCCTGGCCAGCAAGTCGGGCACGACGATTGAGGTGGAGTCGCTATATCGATATTTTTTTAAAAAACTGCAGGCCCTCCGGGACTTACCCGGAGAACAGTTTATCGCGATCACCGATCCGGGCACCCCTCTTGAGAAGCTCGCTCAGGAAAATGGATTCCGCAGGATCTTCTTGACGCCTCGGGATATCGGAGGGCGTTACTCCGCCCACACTTACTTCGGACTGGTTCCGCTGGCGCTCATCGGGGTCGATGTCGCCGCCTTTCTGGATCGTGCCCTTGAGATGGTCCAGGCTTCCCAGTCGTGCGTTCCCGCCGAGGAAAATCCCGGTATCCGGCTCGGGGCGATTCTCGGCGTGCTCGGCAGAGAAGGGCGCGACAAGGTGACGTTGATCGCATCGCCCGCCATCGGCAGCTTCGGATACTGGCTGGAGCAGCTCCTCGCGGAGAGCACGGGAAAGGAAGGAAGAGGGCTTCTCCCGATCGAGGGGGAAGCCGTGGGAAGGCCGGAGATCTATGGGGAGGACCGCCTCTTCGTCTCTCTTAGAGTCGCTTCCGATAAAGATGACTTGACGGATCGAAAGCTCCGGACGCTGCAGGAGCACGGCCATCCCGTCGTTCGGATTCTTCTTCGCGACCCGCTTGATCTCGCCGGTGAATTCTTCCGGTGGGAGGTGGCGACGGCGACGGCCGGGGCGATCCTCGGAATCAATCCTTTCGACGAACCGAACGTGACGGAGAGCAAGGAGAACACACAACGGCTTCTGGAGGCGTTCCGGAAGAGCGGCCGGTTTCCCTCCCGTGAGCCGATCCTGGAGGAGGAAGGGATCCGCCTCTATTCGGATTCCGGGATTGCGCCCGGCGGATTTCTCCAAGAGATGGTCTGGAAATTTCTCGGTCCGGCGAAGGGATCGGATTACGTCGCCTTGATGGCCTATCTGGAGCGCTCCGCCGTTCATGAAGAGCTGTTGCAGAGGCTCCGGTCGCTGATCCGCGATCGCACGCGTCTGGCCGCGACATTGGGATATGGGCCGCGATTCCTTCACTCCACCGGGCAGTTTCACAAGGGGGGCCCCGACGCGGGGTTCTTTATCCAGATCACCGCCGAAGATCAAGAAGCGCTTCCGATCCCGGGGGAAGATTACGGCTTCTCTCTCCTCAAACAGTCGCAGGCGCTGGGGGATTATCTCTCGCTGACGAATCGAGGGCGGCGCGTCCTGGAGATTCGCCTGGGCCGGGAGGTCGAGGCGGATCTCCGGAAGGTCGTGAACCGGATGGAAAATCGATCATGA
- the gnd gene encoding phosphogluconate dehydrogenase (NAD(+)-dependent, decarboxylating): MQLGLIGLGRMGANMAQRLVEGGHTVVGYDPNPDAVRRISRPGAVGVATLSELIKPLEPPRAVWIMVPAGEAVTETIHALLPHLSRGDILIDGGNSYYKDSIQRAKALEPRGIHFLDVGTSGGIWGLSVGYCLMIGGEEESFKRLEPAFKTLAPKEGYLYCGASGAGHFAKMIHNGIEYAMLQAYGEGFELLNASPFEFDLEKIAHLWNQGSVVRSWLLELAEGAFSKDATLEGFKGVVEDSGEGRWTVLEAVERGVPAPAIATALFRRFRSREEEAFSDKFIAALRKEFGGHEPKRK; encoded by the coding sequence ATGCAGCTCGGATTGATTGGACTGGGACGGATGGGGGCCAATATGGCGCAGCGGCTGGTCGAGGGGGGACATACAGTCGTCGGCTACGACCCCAACCCCGACGCGGTTCGACGGATCAGCCGACCGGGCGCGGTCGGCGTCGCCACGCTGTCCGAATTGATAAAGCCACTTGAGCCGCCCCGCGCCGTCTGGATCATGGTGCCGGCGGGAGAGGCGGTGACCGAAACGATCCATGCCCTGCTCCCCCACCTTTCTCGGGGGGACATCCTCATCGACGGGGGGAATTCCTATTATAAAGATTCCATCCAAAGGGCAAAGGCGCTTGAACCGAGGGGGATTCACTTTCTTGATGTCGGAACCAGCGGAGGCATCTGGGGGCTATCGGTCGGCTACTGCCTGATGATCGGAGGAGAGGAGGAGAGTTTTAAGCGACTCGAGCCTGCATTCAAGACCCTCGCTCCCAAGGAGGGCTACCTTTACTGCGGCGCAAGCGGCGCCGGGCATTTTGCAAAGATGATCCATAACGGGATCGAATACGCGATGCTTCAGGCCTATGGAGAAGGGTTTGAGCTTCTGAACGCCTCCCCCTTCGAGTTCGATTTAGAGAAGATCGCCCATCTCTGGAACCAGGGGAGCGTCGTCCGCTCCTGGCTTTTGGAGTTGGCGGAGGGGGCCTTTTCGAAGGACGCCACGCTGGAGGGTTTCAAGGGGGTTGTGGAAGATTCGGGGGAGGGGCGATGGACCGTTCTAGAAGCGGTGGAACGGGGGGTGCCGGCTCCGGCCATTGCGACGGCGCTCTTCCGCCGCTTCCGCTCCCGTGAGGAGGAGGCGTTCTCGGACAAGTTTATCGCCGCGCTGCGAAAGGAGTTTGGAGGCCATGAACCCAAAAGAAAATAG